A stretch of the Hippoglossus hippoglossus isolate fHipHip1 chromosome 1, fHipHip1.pri, whole genome shotgun sequence genome encodes the following:
- the akap8l gene encoding A-kinase anchor protein 8-like isoform X5 — MDRGYGSGYSWGGGGGGSGSRGSSGFDMYGGGYKDSMSGLGGYGGGGGGGGGSGQMKRSLSGASMLSSSGTHADAVIAKINQRLDMLTQLEGGLKGTRGDRFDQYESFDSRTSSLASSRDLYRSGGSSYGYDGGRGDNLLLGQRAGSGFGGGMGLGGGGGFDSPSSSYGVAKMRQNMRDSFTSSQGGVSEGGAWVWGGAGRRSPRRGGSAGGRGAGGGFGNLRSDSTPLGGGRGSGSGSGGQSHRGHSPGGGRGKLPSLLSNRMYPESGGFYQGSAQGPHDFPGRHFGGGPRAGRQRGRKRPLNKQQQQQQQQQQQQVKPQRPDVQKKRKQMLTPADEPESKINKTESAGTEVTQEPAEKNGSASEPKTAAEVPVLQATKPAGDTDGDKASPKQEEKKKQQGKQSPVQGQDKHPKMRKRRGFLERVMFACSVCKFRSFYKEEMETHLDSRFHKDHFKFLSGQLSKPTTDFLQEYLQNKFTKTDQRISQVENHSAAICQVYKEQDLTRDLGMEHFMRKVEAAHCAACDLFIPMQQHLIQKHVKSADHNYNRKGMMEQSKRGSLSVARSILNHKLIGKKLESYLKGENPFTGNQDDQDPDDSMVMDVSELDLTSETADGQTADEQTADEQTADDQTADDQTADDQTADSKTADDQTADDQTADSKTADDQTADSKTADQTADGKAVDGQKADAQATDGQTAGGQMKEVAEGGAGQEAAKGEAVTEAAKEEKMEEDLGMGGEEEEQENQEEEDGFEVGEDDEGEEGYVVHDEIGEEGLPGELEDEDEGVEAAEVEEEENHK, encoded by the exons ATGGATCGAGGCTACGGTTCAG GTTACAGttggggaggtggaggtggggggtcTGGCAGCAGAG GTTCTAGTGGTTTTGACATGTACGGTGGAGGTTACAAGGACTCGATGTCCGGGCTCGGGGGCtacggaggaggaggtggaggaggaggaggcagcggtCAAATGAAGAGGAGTCTATCTGGAGCATCCATGCTCTCATCTTCAGGCACGCATGCAGACGCGGTCATTGCCAAGATCAACCAGCGACTTGACATGCTCACTCAGTTGGAGGGGGGGTTGAAAGGGACCCGGGGAGACAG GTTTGACCAGTACGAGTCTTTCGACTCGCGCACTTCCTCCCTCGCCTCCTCCCGAGATCTCTACAGATCTGGCGGCAGTAGCTATGGCTATGATGGTGGCCGTGGGGACAATCTGCTGTTGGGTCAGCGAGCAGGCTCTGGCTTCGGAGGGGGAATGGGGCTAGGAGGAGGCGGAGGCTTTGACAGCCCGTCCTCTTCCTATGGAGTCGCTAAAATGCGACAGAATATGAGGGATTCCTTCACCAGTAGCCAGGGAGGAGTTTCTGAAGGTGGAGCATGGGTATGGGGAGGAGCAGGCCGACGTTCCCCCAGAAGGGGTGGAAGTGCCGGGGGTCGAGGAGCTGGCGGAGGTTTTGGAAATCTCAGGTCTGATTCCACTCCATTAGGCGGTGGGAGGGGAAGTGGCAGTGGCAGTGGTGGCCAGTCCCACCGTGGCCACTCTCCAGGAGGTGGTAGAGGCAAGCTCCCATCCCTCCTGTCCAACCGCATGTACCCTGAGAGCGGGGGCTTCTATCAGGGGTCCGCTCAAGGGCCTCACGACTTTCCTGGGAGGCACTTTGGAGGGGGCCCACGGGCTGGCCGCCAGCGAGGCCGCAAGAGACCCCTCAACAAA cagcaacagcagcaacaacagcagcagcagcagcaggtgaagccACAACGTCCAGATgtccagaaaaagagaaaacagatgcTCACTCCAGCCGATGAACCTGAGTCCAAGATAAATAAGACGGAGAGTGCAGGGACAGAGGTTACCCaag AGCCAGCTGAGAAAAACGGTAGTGCCAGTGAACCAAAGACTGCAGCTGAG GTTCCTGTCTTACAGGCGACAAAACCTGCTGGAGACACAGATGGAGATAAAG CTTCACCCAAgcaagaggagaagaaaaagcaaCAGGGGAAACAGAGCCCAGTACAAGGTCAAGACAAGCACCCCAAAATGAGAAAGAGACGGGGCTTCCTGGAAAG GGTGATGTTTGCCTGCTCGGTTTGCAAGTTCCGCTCCTTCTACAAGGAGGAAATGGAAACTCATCTTGACAGTCGCTTCCACAAGGACCACTTCAAGTTCCTCTCCGGCCAACTGTCCAAGCCCACAACAGACTTCCTACAG gAGTATTTGCAGAACAAGTTTACGAAGACGGACCAGAGGATCAGCCAGGTAGAGAACCACAGCGCTGCCATCTGCCAGGTTTACAAAGAGCAGGACCTCACCAGAG ATCTTGGAATGGAGCACTTCATGAGGAAGGTGGAAGCTGCTCACTGTGCAGCATGTGACCTCTTCATTCCCATGCAGCAGCACCTGATACAGAAACACGTCAAGTCTGCTGACCACAACTACAACCGCAAG GGGATGATGGAGCAGTCGAAGAGGGGCAGCCTGTCTGTCGCTCGGAGCATCCTGAACCACAAACTCATTGGCAAGAAGCTGGAGAGTTACCTCAAG GGTGAAAACCCGTTCACTGGTAACCAGGACGACCAGGATCCAGATGACTCCATGGTGATGGACGTGTCCGAGCTGGACTTAACCAGTGAGACAGCCGATGGTCAGACAGCCGATGAGCAGACAGCCGATGAGCAGACAGCCGATGATCAGACAGCTGATGATCAGACAGCTGATGATCAGACAGCAGACAGTAAGACAGCTGATGATCAGACAGCAGACGATCAGACAGCAGACAGTAAGACAGCTGATGATCAGACAGCAGACAGTAAGACAGCTGATCAGACAGCCGACGGTAAAGCAGTCGATGGTCAGAAGGCAGACGCTCAAGCAACCGATGGTCAGACGGCTGGTGGTCAGATGAAGGAGGTGGCCGAGGGAGGCGCAGGCCAAGAGGCGGCCAAGGGTGAAGCAGTAACTGAAGCAGCaaaggaggaaaagatggaggaggacCTAGGaatgggaggagaagaggaggagcaggagaaccaggaagaagaggatggtTTCGAAGTGGGAGAAGACgacgagggggaggagggatATGTGGTGCACGACGAGATTGGCGAAGAGGGATTACCGGGCGAgctggaggatgaggatgaaggagTGGAGGCAGCCGAagttgaggaggaagagaatcACAAATGA
- the akap8l gene encoding A-kinase anchor protein 8-like isoform X2 — MDRGYGSGYSWGGGGGGSGSRGSSGFDMYGGGYKDSMSGLGGYGGGGGGGGGSGQMKRSLSGASMLSSSGTHADAVIAKINQRLDMLTQLEGGLKGTRGDRFDQYESFDSRTSSLASSRDLYRSGGSSYGYDGGRGDNLLLGQRAGSGFGGGMGLGGGGGFDSPSSSYGVAKMRQNMRDSFTSSQGGVSEGGAWVWGGAGRRSPRRGGSAGGRGAGGGFGNLRSDSTPLGGGRGSGSGSGGQSHRGHSPGGGRGKLPSLLSNRMYPESGGFYQGSAQGPHDFPGRHFGGGPRAGRQRGRKRPLNKQQLQQQQQQQQQQQQQVKPQRPDVQKKRKQMLTPADEPESKINKTESAGTEVTQEPAEKNGSASEPKTAAEVPVLQATKPAGDTDGDKASPKQEEKKKQQGKQSPVQGQDKHPKMRKRRGFLERVMFACSVCKFRSFYKEEMETHLDSRFHKDHFKFLSGQLSKPTTDFLQEYLQNKFTKTDQRISQVENHSAAICQVYKEQDLTRDLGMEHFMRKVEAAHCAACDLFIPMQQHLIQKHVKSADHNYNRKGMMEQSKRGSLSVARSILNHKLIGKKLESYLKGENPFTGNQDDQDPDDSMVMDVSELDLTSETADGQTADEQTADEQTADDQTADDQTADDQTADSKTADDQTADDQTADSKTADDQTADSKTADQTADGKAVDGQKADAQATDGQTAGGQMKEVAEGGAGQEAAKGEAVTEAAKEEKMEEDLGMGGEEEEQENQEEEDGFEVGEDDEGEEGYVVHDEIGEEGLPGELEDEDEGVEAAEVEEEENHK, encoded by the exons ATGGATCGAGGCTACGGTTCAG GTTACAGttggggaggtggaggtggggggtcTGGCAGCAGAG GTTCTAGTGGTTTTGACATGTACGGTGGAGGTTACAAGGACTCGATGTCCGGGCTCGGGGGCtacggaggaggaggtggaggaggaggaggcagcggtCAAATGAAGAGGAGTCTATCTGGAGCATCCATGCTCTCATCTTCAGGCACGCATGCAGACGCGGTCATTGCCAAGATCAACCAGCGACTTGACATGCTCACTCAGTTGGAGGGGGGGTTGAAAGGGACCCGGGGAGACAG GTTTGACCAGTACGAGTCTTTCGACTCGCGCACTTCCTCCCTCGCCTCCTCCCGAGATCTCTACAGATCTGGCGGCAGTAGCTATGGCTATGATGGTGGCCGTGGGGACAATCTGCTGTTGGGTCAGCGAGCAGGCTCTGGCTTCGGAGGGGGAATGGGGCTAGGAGGAGGCGGAGGCTTTGACAGCCCGTCCTCTTCCTATGGAGTCGCTAAAATGCGACAGAATATGAGGGATTCCTTCACCAGTAGCCAGGGAGGAGTTTCTGAAGGTGGAGCATGGGTATGGGGAGGAGCAGGCCGACGTTCCCCCAGAAGGGGTGGAAGTGCCGGGGGTCGAGGAGCTGGCGGAGGTTTTGGAAATCTCAGGTCTGATTCCACTCCATTAGGCGGTGGGAGGGGAAGTGGCAGTGGCAGTGGTGGCCAGTCCCACCGTGGCCACTCTCCAGGAGGTGGTAGAGGCAAGCTCCCATCCCTCCTGTCCAACCGCATGTACCCTGAGAGCGGGGGCTTCTATCAGGGGTCCGCTCAAGGGCCTCACGACTTTCCTGGGAGGCACTTTGGAGGGGGCCCACGGGCTGGCCGCCAGCGAGGCCGCAAGAGACCCCTCAACAAA CAGCA actgcagcagcaacagcagcaacaacagcagcagcagcagcaggtgaagccACAACGTCCAGATgtccagaaaaagagaaaacagatgcTCACTCCAGCCGATGAACCTGAGTCCAAGATAAATAAGACGGAGAGTGCAGGGACAGAGGTTACCCaag AGCCAGCTGAGAAAAACGGTAGTGCCAGTGAACCAAAGACTGCAGCTGAG GTTCCTGTCTTACAGGCGACAAAACCTGCTGGAGACACAGATGGAGATAAAG CTTCACCCAAgcaagaggagaagaaaaagcaaCAGGGGAAACAGAGCCCAGTACAAGGTCAAGACAAGCACCCCAAAATGAGAAAGAGACGGGGCTTCCTGGAAAG GGTGATGTTTGCCTGCTCGGTTTGCAAGTTCCGCTCCTTCTACAAGGAGGAAATGGAAACTCATCTTGACAGTCGCTTCCACAAGGACCACTTCAAGTTCCTCTCCGGCCAACTGTCCAAGCCCACAACAGACTTCCTACAG gAGTATTTGCAGAACAAGTTTACGAAGACGGACCAGAGGATCAGCCAGGTAGAGAACCACAGCGCTGCCATCTGCCAGGTTTACAAAGAGCAGGACCTCACCAGAG ATCTTGGAATGGAGCACTTCATGAGGAAGGTGGAAGCTGCTCACTGTGCAGCATGTGACCTCTTCATTCCCATGCAGCAGCACCTGATACAGAAACACGTCAAGTCTGCTGACCACAACTACAACCGCAAG GGGATGATGGAGCAGTCGAAGAGGGGCAGCCTGTCTGTCGCTCGGAGCATCCTGAACCACAAACTCATTGGCAAGAAGCTGGAGAGTTACCTCAAG GGTGAAAACCCGTTCACTGGTAACCAGGACGACCAGGATCCAGATGACTCCATGGTGATGGACGTGTCCGAGCTGGACTTAACCAGTGAGACAGCCGATGGTCAGACAGCCGATGAGCAGACAGCCGATGAGCAGACAGCCGATGATCAGACAGCTGATGATCAGACAGCTGATGATCAGACAGCAGACAGTAAGACAGCTGATGATCAGACAGCAGACGATCAGACAGCAGACAGTAAGACAGCTGATGATCAGACAGCAGACAGTAAGACAGCTGATCAGACAGCCGACGGTAAAGCAGTCGATGGTCAGAAGGCAGACGCTCAAGCAACCGATGGTCAGACGGCTGGTGGTCAGATGAAGGAGGTGGCCGAGGGAGGCGCAGGCCAAGAGGCGGCCAAGGGTGAAGCAGTAACTGAAGCAGCaaaggaggaaaagatggaggaggacCTAGGaatgggaggagaagaggaggagcaggagaaccaggaagaagaggatggtTTCGAAGTGGGAGAAGACgacgagggggaggagggatATGTGGTGCACGACGAGATTGGCGAAGAGGGATTACCGGGCGAgctggaggatgaggatgaaggagTGGAGGCAGCCGAagttgaggaggaagagaatcACAAATGA
- the akap8l gene encoding A-kinase anchor protein 8-like isoform X7, giving the protein MDRGYGSGYSWGGGGGGSGSRAGSSGFDMYGGGYKDSMSGLGGYGGGGGGGGGSGQMKRSLSGASMLSSSGTHADAVIAKINQRLDMLTQLEGGLKGTRGDRFDQYESFDSRTSSLASSRDLYRSGGSSYGYDGGRGDNLLLGQRAGSGFGGGMGLGGGGGFDSPSSSYGVAKMRQNMRDSFTSSQGGVSEGGAWVWGGAGRRSPRRGGSAGGRGAGGGFGNLRSDSTPLGGGRGSGSGSGGQSHRGHSPGGGRGKLPSLLSNRMYPESGGFYQGSAQGPHDFPGRHFGGGPRAGRQRGRKRPLNKQQQQQQQQQQQQVKPQRPDVQKKRKQMLTPADEPESKINKTESAGTEVTQEPAEKNGSASEPKTAAEATKPAGDTDGDKASPKQEEKKKQQGKQSPVQGQDKHPKMRKRRGFLERVMFACSVCKFRSFYKEEMETHLDSRFHKDHFKFLSGQLSKPTTDFLQEYLQNKFTKTDQRISQVENHSAAICQVYKEQDLTRDLGMEHFMRKVEAAHCAACDLFIPMQQHLIQKHVKSADHNYNRKGMMEQSKRGSLSVARSILNHKLIGKKLESYLKGENPFTGNQDDQDPDDSMVMDVSELDLTSETADGQTADEQTADEQTADDQTADDQTADDQTADSKTADDQTADDQTADSKTADDQTADSKTADQTADGKAVDGQKADAQATDGQTAGGQMKEVAEGGAGQEAAKGEAVTEAAKEEKMEEDLGMGGEEEEQENQEEEDGFEVGEDDEGEEGYVVHDEIGEEGLPGELEDEDEGVEAAEVEEEENHK; this is encoded by the exons ATGGATCGAGGCTACGGTTCAG GTTACAGttggggaggtggaggtggggggtcTGGCAGCAGAG CAGGTTCTAGTGGTTTTGACATGTACGGTGGAGGTTACAAGGACTCGATGTCCGGGCTCGGGGGCtacggaggaggaggtggaggaggaggaggcagcggtCAAATGAAGAGGAGTCTATCTGGAGCATCCATGCTCTCATCTTCAGGCACGCATGCAGACGCGGTCATTGCCAAGATCAACCAGCGACTTGACATGCTCACTCAGTTGGAGGGGGGGTTGAAAGGGACCCGGGGAGACAG GTTTGACCAGTACGAGTCTTTCGACTCGCGCACTTCCTCCCTCGCCTCCTCCCGAGATCTCTACAGATCTGGCGGCAGTAGCTATGGCTATGATGGTGGCCGTGGGGACAATCTGCTGTTGGGTCAGCGAGCAGGCTCTGGCTTCGGAGGGGGAATGGGGCTAGGAGGAGGCGGAGGCTTTGACAGCCCGTCCTCTTCCTATGGAGTCGCTAAAATGCGACAGAATATGAGGGATTCCTTCACCAGTAGCCAGGGAGGAGTTTCTGAAGGTGGAGCATGGGTATGGGGAGGAGCAGGCCGACGTTCCCCCAGAAGGGGTGGAAGTGCCGGGGGTCGAGGAGCTGGCGGAGGTTTTGGAAATCTCAGGTCTGATTCCACTCCATTAGGCGGTGGGAGGGGAAGTGGCAGTGGCAGTGGTGGCCAGTCCCACCGTGGCCACTCTCCAGGAGGTGGTAGAGGCAAGCTCCCATCCCTCCTGTCCAACCGCATGTACCCTGAGAGCGGGGGCTTCTATCAGGGGTCCGCTCAAGGGCCTCACGACTTTCCTGGGAGGCACTTTGGAGGGGGCCCACGGGCTGGCCGCCAGCGAGGCCGCAAGAGACCCCTCAACAAA cagcaacagcagcaacaacagcagcagcagcagcaggtgaagccACAACGTCCAGATgtccagaaaaagagaaaacagatgcTCACTCCAGCCGATGAACCTGAGTCCAAGATAAATAAGACGGAGAGTGCAGGGACAGAGGTTACCCaag AGCCAGCTGAGAAAAACGGTAGTGCCAGTGAACCAAAGACTGCAGCTGAG GCGACAAAACCTGCTGGAGACACAGATGGAGATAAAG CTTCACCCAAgcaagaggagaagaaaaagcaaCAGGGGAAACAGAGCCCAGTACAAGGTCAAGACAAGCACCCCAAAATGAGAAAGAGACGGGGCTTCCTGGAAAG GGTGATGTTTGCCTGCTCGGTTTGCAAGTTCCGCTCCTTCTACAAGGAGGAAATGGAAACTCATCTTGACAGTCGCTTCCACAAGGACCACTTCAAGTTCCTCTCCGGCCAACTGTCCAAGCCCACAACAGACTTCCTACAG gAGTATTTGCAGAACAAGTTTACGAAGACGGACCAGAGGATCAGCCAGGTAGAGAACCACAGCGCTGCCATCTGCCAGGTTTACAAAGAGCAGGACCTCACCAGAG ATCTTGGAATGGAGCACTTCATGAGGAAGGTGGAAGCTGCTCACTGTGCAGCATGTGACCTCTTCATTCCCATGCAGCAGCACCTGATACAGAAACACGTCAAGTCTGCTGACCACAACTACAACCGCAAG GGGATGATGGAGCAGTCGAAGAGGGGCAGCCTGTCTGTCGCTCGGAGCATCCTGAACCACAAACTCATTGGCAAGAAGCTGGAGAGTTACCTCAAG GGTGAAAACCCGTTCACTGGTAACCAGGACGACCAGGATCCAGATGACTCCATGGTGATGGACGTGTCCGAGCTGGACTTAACCAGTGAGACAGCCGATGGTCAGACAGCCGATGAGCAGACAGCCGATGAGCAGACAGCCGATGATCAGACAGCTGATGATCAGACAGCTGATGATCAGACAGCAGACAGTAAGACAGCTGATGATCAGACAGCAGACGATCAGACAGCAGACAGTAAGACAGCTGATGATCAGACAGCAGACAGTAAGACAGCTGATCAGACAGCCGACGGTAAAGCAGTCGATGGTCAGAAGGCAGACGCTCAAGCAACCGATGGTCAGACGGCTGGTGGTCAGATGAAGGAGGTGGCCGAGGGAGGCGCAGGCCAAGAGGCGGCCAAGGGTGAAGCAGTAACTGAAGCAGCaaaggaggaaaagatggaggaggacCTAGGaatgggaggagaagaggaggagcaggagaaccaggaagaagaggatggtTTCGAAGTGGGAGAAGACgacgagggggaggagggatATGTGGTGCACGACGAGATTGGCGAAGAGGGATTACCGGGCGAgctggaggatgaggatgaaggagTGGAGGCAGCCGAagttgaggaggaagagaatcACAAATGA
- the akap8l gene encoding A-kinase anchor protein 8-like isoform X6 encodes MDRGYGSGYSWGGGGGGSGSRAGSSGFDMYGGGYKDSMSGLGGYGGGGGGGGGSGQMKRSLSGASMLSSSGTHADAVIAKINQRLDMLTQLEGGLKGTRGDRFDQYESFDSRTSSLASSRDLYRSGGSSYGYDGGRGDNLLLGQRAGSGFGGGMGLGGGGGFDSPSSSYGVAKMRQNMRDSFTSSQGGVSEGGAWVWGGAGRRSPRRGGSAGGRGAGGGFGNLRSDSTPLGGGRGSGSGSGGQSHRGHSPGGGRGKLPSLLSNRMYPESGGFYQGSAQGPHDFPGRHFGGGPRAGRQRGRKRPLNKQQQQQQQQQVKPQRPDVQKKRKQMLTPADEPESKINKTESAGTEVTQEPAEKNGSASEPKTAAEVPVLQATKPAGDTDGDKASPKQEEKKKQQGKQSPVQGQDKHPKMRKRRGFLERVMFACSVCKFRSFYKEEMETHLDSRFHKDHFKFLSGQLSKPTTDFLQEYLQNKFTKTDQRISQVENHSAAICQVYKEQDLTRDLGMEHFMRKVEAAHCAACDLFIPMQQHLIQKHVKSADHNYNRKGMMEQSKRGSLSVARSILNHKLIGKKLESYLKGENPFTGNQDDQDPDDSMVMDVSELDLTSETADGQTADEQTADEQTADDQTADDQTADDQTADSKTADDQTADDQTADSKTADDQTADSKTADQTADGKAVDGQKADAQATDGQTAGGQMKEVAEGGAGQEAAKGEAVTEAAKEEKMEEDLGMGGEEEEQENQEEEDGFEVGEDDEGEEGYVVHDEIGEEGLPGELEDEDEGVEAAEVEEEENHK; translated from the exons ATGGATCGAGGCTACGGTTCAG GTTACAGttggggaggtggaggtggggggtcTGGCAGCAGAG CAGGTTCTAGTGGTTTTGACATGTACGGTGGAGGTTACAAGGACTCGATGTCCGGGCTCGGGGGCtacggaggaggaggtggaggaggaggaggcagcggtCAAATGAAGAGGAGTCTATCTGGAGCATCCATGCTCTCATCTTCAGGCACGCATGCAGACGCGGTCATTGCCAAGATCAACCAGCGACTTGACATGCTCACTCAGTTGGAGGGGGGGTTGAAAGGGACCCGGGGAGACAG GTTTGACCAGTACGAGTCTTTCGACTCGCGCACTTCCTCCCTCGCCTCCTCCCGAGATCTCTACAGATCTGGCGGCAGTAGCTATGGCTATGATGGTGGCCGTGGGGACAATCTGCTGTTGGGTCAGCGAGCAGGCTCTGGCTTCGGAGGGGGAATGGGGCTAGGAGGAGGCGGAGGCTTTGACAGCCCGTCCTCTTCCTATGGAGTCGCTAAAATGCGACAGAATATGAGGGATTCCTTCACCAGTAGCCAGGGAGGAGTTTCTGAAGGTGGAGCATGGGTATGGGGAGGAGCAGGCCGACGTTCCCCCAGAAGGGGTGGAAGTGCCGGGGGTCGAGGAGCTGGCGGAGGTTTTGGAAATCTCAGGTCTGATTCCACTCCATTAGGCGGTGGGAGGGGAAGTGGCAGTGGCAGTGGTGGCCAGTCCCACCGTGGCCACTCTCCAGGAGGTGGTAGAGGCAAGCTCCCATCCCTCCTGTCCAACCGCATGTACCCTGAGAGCGGGGGCTTCTATCAGGGGTCCGCTCAAGGGCCTCACGACTTTCCTGGGAGGCACTTTGGAGGGGGCCCACGGGCTGGCCGCCAGCGAGGCCGCAAGAGACCCCTCAACAAA cagcaacaacagcagcagcagcagcaggtgaagccACAACGTCCAGATgtccagaaaaagagaaaacagatgcTCACTCCAGCCGATGAACCTGAGTCCAAGATAAATAAGACGGAGAGTGCAGGGACAGAGGTTACCCaag AGCCAGCTGAGAAAAACGGTAGTGCCAGTGAACCAAAGACTGCAGCTGAG GTTCCTGTCTTACAGGCGACAAAACCTGCTGGAGACACAGATGGAGATAAAG CTTCACCCAAgcaagaggagaagaaaaagcaaCAGGGGAAACAGAGCCCAGTACAAGGTCAAGACAAGCACCCCAAAATGAGAAAGAGACGGGGCTTCCTGGAAAG GGTGATGTTTGCCTGCTCGGTTTGCAAGTTCCGCTCCTTCTACAAGGAGGAAATGGAAACTCATCTTGACAGTCGCTTCCACAAGGACCACTTCAAGTTCCTCTCCGGCCAACTGTCCAAGCCCACAACAGACTTCCTACAG gAGTATTTGCAGAACAAGTTTACGAAGACGGACCAGAGGATCAGCCAGGTAGAGAACCACAGCGCTGCCATCTGCCAGGTTTACAAAGAGCAGGACCTCACCAGAG ATCTTGGAATGGAGCACTTCATGAGGAAGGTGGAAGCTGCTCACTGTGCAGCATGTGACCTCTTCATTCCCATGCAGCAGCACCTGATACAGAAACACGTCAAGTCTGCTGACCACAACTACAACCGCAAG GGGATGATGGAGCAGTCGAAGAGGGGCAGCCTGTCTGTCGCTCGGAGCATCCTGAACCACAAACTCATTGGCAAGAAGCTGGAGAGTTACCTCAAG GGTGAAAACCCGTTCACTGGTAACCAGGACGACCAGGATCCAGATGACTCCATGGTGATGGACGTGTCCGAGCTGGACTTAACCAGTGAGACAGCCGATGGTCAGACAGCCGATGAGCAGACAGCCGATGAGCAGACAGCCGATGATCAGACAGCTGATGATCAGACAGCTGATGATCAGACAGCAGACAGTAAGACAGCTGATGATCAGACAGCAGACGATCAGACAGCAGACAGTAAGACAGCTGATGATCAGACAGCAGACAGTAAGACAGCTGATCAGACAGCCGACGGTAAAGCAGTCGATGGTCAGAAGGCAGACGCTCAAGCAACCGATGGTCAGACGGCTGGTGGTCAGATGAAGGAGGTGGCCGAGGGAGGCGCAGGCCAAGAGGCGGCCAAGGGTGAAGCAGTAACTGAAGCAGCaaaggaggaaaagatggaggaggacCTAGGaatgggaggagaagaggaggagcaggagaaccaggaagaagaggatggtTTCGAAGTGGGAGAAGACgacgagggggaggagggatATGTGGTGCACGACGAGATTGGCGAAGAGGGATTACCGGGCGAgctggaggatgaggatgaaggagTGGAGGCAGCCGAagttgaggaggaagagaatcACAAATGA